From Segatella copri, the proteins below share one genomic window:
- a CDS encoding A1S_2505 family phage non-structural protein has protein sequence MEDMKKGRITPSWIDSLKENEIFVFGSNLAGMHGGGAARIARLHFGAVMGQGVGLQGQSYAIPTMQGGVETIRPYVEEFIIFTHQHPEFHFLVTPIGCGIAGFEVEDIAPLFKKAKEMKNISLPESFWEVIE, from the coding sequence ATGGAAGATATGAAGAAGGGAAGAATCACTCCTAGCTGGATTGATTCATTAAAAGAGAACGAGATTTTTGTGTTTGGCAGCAATCTGGCTGGCATGCATGGTGGTGGAGCAGCCCGCATTGCCCGCCTGCATTTCGGTGCCGTCATGGGACAGGGCGTAGGCTTGCAGGGGCAGAGTTATGCCATCCCTACGATGCAGGGCGGCGTGGAAACCATCCGTCCATACGTGGAGGAATTCATTATCTTTACCCATCAGCATCCCGAGTTTCATTTCCTGGTAACCCCAATAGGTTGCGGCATCGCCGGCTTCGAAGTCGAAGACATCGCCCCATTGTTCAAGAAGGCAAAGGAGATGAAGAACATCAGCTTGCCGGAGAGTTTCTGGGAGGTGATAGAATAA
- a CDS encoding ATP-binding protein: MKYPIGIQSFEKIITEGYLYIDKTQMIYDMVENGKIYFLSRPRRFGKSLLVSTLECYFQGRKELFKGLAIDNLETDWKQYAVFHLDFNGKDFTQAGQLENTLIDFVESQEAIYGKAPFASTLGDRFIGVLRNAHEKTGLRAVVLIDEYDKPLLDVLDSTLKTTDADGNERLLEDRHREILKGFYSVFKAADKDLQFVLLTGVTKFSQVSVFSGFNQPEDISLSAHFDTLLGITEDELRSTFSQQIAEMAEEYDVTKEEILIKLKRQFDGYHFSRRMRGVYNPFSILRAFKEMLIDDYWFQTGSPSYLVRLLAHSDENINELVGKYYPTKDFDDYKATIERPLPMIYQSGYLTIKGWSRNTNSYLLDFPNDEVRRGFISLLAADYLKPKVSPDSWVLQVIEALGKGECEKLHQLMVSFFASIPYSQRRKDDEREKERYFQYTFYLVLRMISSYTIFIEKEQSEGRVDCIIETPLYIYIFEFKRDGCAREALLQIENMGYAREYLSDKRKIFKIGCSFSSKTGTIDDWGEN, from the coding sequence ATGAAATATCCGATAGGCATACAGAGCTTTGAGAAAATCATCACAGAAGGATATCTTTATATAGATAAGACTCAGATGATTTATGATATGGTAGAAAATGGCAAGATTTACTTTCTGAGTCGTCCCAGACGATTTGGAAAGTCACTTCTCGTATCTACTCTAGAATGCTATTTCCAAGGAAGAAAAGAACTGTTCAAGGGCTTAGCCATTGATAACCTGGAAACCGACTGGAAACAATATGCGGTATTTCACCTTGATTTCAACGGCAAGGACTTTACACAAGCAGGTCAGTTGGAGAATACGCTGATTGATTTCGTAGAATCGCAGGAAGCCATCTACGGCAAAGCTCCCTTTGCTTCCACCCTCGGCGACAGATTCATTGGCGTTCTGAGAAATGCCCACGAAAAAACAGGACTTCGCGCCGTTGTCCTTATTGATGAATACGACAAGCCTCTGCTAGACGTATTGGATTCTACACTGAAAACAACCGATGCAGATGGCAACGAGCGGCTATTGGAAGATAGGCATCGGGAAATTCTGAAAGGTTTCTACAGTGTATTCAAGGCTGCCGATAAAGACCTGCAATTCGTTCTGCTTACAGGAGTTACCAAATTTTCGCAAGTAAGCGTATTCAGCGGTTTCAACCAACCCGAAGACATCAGCCTTTCTGCCCACTTCGATACGCTTCTCGGCATCACTGAAGACGAGTTGCGCTCTACCTTTTCACAGCAAATCGCAGAAATGGCTGAGGAATATGATGTTACAAAGGAAGAAATACTGATAAAACTGAAACGCCAGTTTGACGGCTACCATTTCAGTCGCAGGATGCGAGGCGTATATAATCCTTTCAGCATCTTGCGTGCCTTCAAGGAAATGCTCATCGACGACTATTGGTTCCAAACGGGTTCACCCAGCTATCTGGTTCGCCTGCTAGCTCATAGCGATGAAAACATCAACGAACTGGTGGGAAAATATTATCCTACCAAGGATTTCGACGACTATAAGGCAACCATAGAACGCCCTTTGCCAATGATATATCAAAGCGGATATCTGACCATCAAGGGTTGGTCAAGGAATACCAATTCCTATCTGTTGGATTTTCCGAACGATGAAGTGAGAAGGGGATTCATCAGTTTGCTGGCAGCAGATTATCTGAAGCCAAAGGTTTCACCTGACTCCTGGGTTCTACAGGTAATCGAAGCATTGGGAAAGGGAGAATGCGAAAAGTTGCATCAACTGATGGTTTCTTTCTTCGCCAGTATCCCTTATTCACAGCGAAGAAAAGATGATGAACGTGAGAAGGAGCGTTATTTCCAATATACGTTCTATCTGGTATTGAGGATGATCAGCTCCTATACCATCTTCATTGAAAAAGAACAGAGCGAAGGAAGAGTAGACTGCATCATAGAAACTCCTCTATACATATATATATTTGAGTTTAAGAGGGATGGATGCGCAAGAGAAGCACTCCTGCAAATAGAAAATATGGGATATGCACGGGAATATTTATCAGATAAGAGAAAGATATTCAAGATAGGATGCAGTTTCTCATCAAAAACAGGAACAATAGATGATTGGGGCGAGAACTGA
- a CDS encoding DUF6621 family protein codes for MNTLDTNNIKWSENVIIADADYIDRVAFDLTVNFERMINRRIQPADMAQWAVCIALDGGLREGEHETQVVLIHDKQSMAMKNFRPANYEKDLNAQAFKDDKLGEFIISSYPTEEKMVGKDDFLVDVARTVCNAKEVKRVMVIPNSEDGDAYDRLREILRKVDDDDKRITLFAMQPMPGGNFRQEILGYSLMNALGISANEIK; via the coding sequence ATGAATACATTAGATACAAACAATATAAAATGGAGCGAGAATGTAATCATCGCTGATGCCGACTATATCGACCGAGTGGCTTTCGACCTGACGGTCAACTTCGAACGAATGATTAACCGTCGCATCCAACCAGCCGATATGGCACAATGGGCAGTCTGCATTGCCCTTGACGGAGGTCTCAGAGAGGGTGAGCACGAGACACAGGTTGTGCTTATCCACGACAAGCAGTCGATGGCGATGAAGAACTTCCGCCCTGCCAACTATGAGAAGGATCTGAACGCTCAGGCTTTCAAGGATGATAAGCTCGGAGAGTTCATCATCTCTTCTTATCCTACAGAGGAGAAGATGGTAGGCAAGGATGACTTCCTTGTAGATGTGGCACGCACCGTATGCAACGCCAAGGAGGTGAAGCGAGTGATGGTAATCCCAAATTCTGAGGATGGAGATGCTTACGACCGACTCCGCGAGATACTCCGTAAGGTAGATGACGATGACAAGCGCATCACCCTCTTTGCCATGCAGCCCATGCCAGGCGGCAACTTCAGACAGGAGATTCTCGGATATTCGCTCATGAATGCCTTGGGAATCTCTGCAAATGAAATAAAATAA
- the recA gene encoding recombinase RecA — protein MAKEMQEGKLNPNEGKLKALQAAMAKIEKDFGKGSIMKLGDEHVENIEVIPTGSIALDNALGVGGYPKGRIIEIYGPESSGKTTLAIHAIAEAQKAGGIAAFIDAEHAFDRFYAAKLGVDVDNLWISQPDNGEQALQIADQLISSAAVDIVVVDSVAALTPKKEIEGDMGDNVVGLQARLMSQALRKLTSTISKTNTTCIFINQLREKIGVMFGNPETTTGGNALKFYASVRLDIRKATAIKDGDEVVGNLVRVKVVKNKVAPPFRKAEFDIMFGEGISRAGEVFGLAVANNIIEKSGSWYSYGGSKLGQGADACKALLKDNPELLDELEAKVREALAAKEQK, from the coding sequence ATGGCAAAAGAAATGCAAGAGGGAAAATTGAATCCCAATGAAGGCAAGCTGAAAGCTCTTCAGGCAGCCATGGCTAAGATAGAAAAGGACTTCGGTAAGGGCTCTATCATGAAACTCGGAGATGAGCACGTTGAGAATATCGAAGTTATCCCTACAGGCAGTATCGCTCTCGACAATGCACTGGGCGTAGGCGGTTATCCCAAGGGACGTATCATCGAGATTTACGGTCCGGAATCTTCCGGTAAAACAACATTGGCTATCCATGCCATCGCAGAGGCTCAGAAGGCTGGCGGTATCGCAGCTTTCATTGATGCAGAGCACGCTTTCGACCGTTTCTATGCGGCTAAATTGGGCGTTGATGTTGATAACTTGTGGATTTCACAACCAGATAATGGTGAGCAGGCATTGCAGATTGCAGACCAGCTGATCAGTTCTGCTGCTGTAGACATCGTAGTTGTTGACTCTGTAGCCGCCTTGACTCCTAAGAAGGAAATCGAAGGCGATATGGGTGACAATGTGGTAGGTCTTCAGGCTCGACTGATGAGTCAGGCTCTCCGCAAGCTCACTTCTACCATCAGCAAGACCAACACTACCTGCATCTTCATCAACCAGTTGCGCGAGAAGATTGGTGTAATGTTCGGTAACCCAGAGACAACCACCGGTGGTAATGCATTGAAGTTCTATGCATCAGTGCGTTTGGATATCCGCAAGGCAACAGCCATCAAGGATGGCGATGAGGTAGTAGGTAATCTGGTTCGCGTAAAGGTAGTAAAGAACAAGGTGGCTCCTCCTTTCCGCAAGGCTGAGTTCGACATCATGTTTGGCGAAGGCATCAGCCGTGCCGGTGAGGTATTCGGTCTGGCTGTAGCCAACAATATCATCGAAAAGAGCGGCAGCTGGTATAGCTATGGCGGTTCTAAACTCGGACAGGGTGCCGATGCCTGCAAGGCATTGCTCAAGGATAACCCTGAACTTCTCGATGAACTGGAAGCTAAGGTTCGCGAAGCACTTGCTGCTAAGGAACAGAAATAA
- a CDS encoding site-specific integrase yields MDRCIKYFEDHCYTENRISVYKCLWRKGIVHYMSAHDIENYSPSIGEEFLSTCHHYGEIRHQEREMIRSIQVLDDMLSLGLIRKRCFTPVFHTLDGKIGMEMEKLIIHLTSLRRSLVTINDYRLYLSEFLTHLNLSGVNSVSEIADKHILSFVSSHPTNKVNIVSALRVLFRFWKAEHIVDGRFDGLFDTYKLRKKERIPSFYTAAEVNIVENSVNRSSGVGKRNYAMLLLASRLGLRASDIANLQFSNIDWDNNVLTLVMHKTGKVIELPLLADVGNAIIDYLQHGRPQTVSQNVFLSCKAPYVPATKSMVCSAINNIICKSGIDVSAKHHGPHSLRHSLASVMLEKGTTLPVISESLGHRSTETTLTYLKIDIKSLIECAIPVPPVPDAFYKQRGGAFYG; encoded by the coding sequence ATGGATCGATGCATCAAGTACTTTGAAGACCATTGTTACACAGAGAATAGAATATCTGTGTATAAATGTCTATGGCGTAAAGGCATCGTCCACTACATGTCGGCTCACGACATTGAGAATTATTCCCCTTCTATTGGTGAAGAGTTCCTGTCAACCTGTCATCATTATGGTGAGATTCGTCACCAGGAGCGTGAAATGATTCGCAGTATTCAAGTCCTTGACGATATGCTTTCGTTAGGGCTTATACGTAAGCGTTGTTTCACTCCTGTTTTCCATACCCTCGATGGGAAGATTGGCATGGAGATGGAAAAACTCATCATCCATCTTACTTCTCTTCGTAGAAGTCTGGTGACTATAAATGACTATCGTTTGTATCTAAGCGAGTTCTTAACTCATCTCAATCTCAGTGGTGTCAACAGTGTGTCCGAGATTGCGGATAAACACATCTTGTCGTTTGTCTCGTCCCATCCGACCAACAAGGTAAACATAGTTTCTGCCCTGCGTGTCCTCTTTCGTTTCTGGAAAGCGGAGCATATTGTAGATGGAAGGTTTGATGGTCTGTTTGACACATATAAGCTGCGCAAGAAAGAGCGTATTCCTTCGTTTTACACAGCAGCAGAGGTAAATATAGTAGAGAACTCCGTGAATAGAAGCAGCGGCGTTGGCAAGAGAAACTATGCAATGTTATTACTTGCATCACGTTTGGGGTTGCGAGCTTCGGACATAGCCAACCTACAGTTCTCTAATATAGACTGGGACAACAATGTACTAACCCTTGTGATGCATAAGACCGGAAAGGTCATAGAGTTGCCATTGCTTGCGGATGTTGGTAATGCCATCATAGATTACTTGCAGCATGGAAGACCTCAGACAGTTTCACAGAATGTATTTCTTTCTTGCAAGGCACCTTATGTGCCAGCAACCAAAAGTATGGTATGCTCTGCAATAAACAACATCATCTGTAAATCCGGAATAGATGTATCGGCCAAGCATCATGGTCCACATTCTCTACGTCATTCTCTTGCAAGCGTCATGCTTGAGAAAGGCACGACGTTACCTGTCATATCCGAATCGCTAGGGCATCGCAGTACGGAAACAACTCTCACTTATCTTAAGATTGACATAAAGTCTTTGATAGAGTGTGCCATTCCTGTACCGCCAGTTCCAGATGCCTTTTACAAACAGAGAGGAGGTGCGTTCTATGGCTGA
- a CDS encoding saccharopine dehydrogenase family protein: protein MSRVLMIGAGGVATVAAFKIVQNQDVFTEFMIASRRKAKCDKLVKDIHAKGYKMDIQTAEVDADDVEQLKALFNSYKPELVINLALPYQDLTIMDACLACGCNYMDTANYEPKDEAHFEYSWQWAYKDKFEQAGLCAILGCGFDPGVSGIFTAYAAKHHFDEIEVLDIVDCNAGNHHKAFATNFNPEINIREITQKGLWYKDGEWIETDPLSIHKPLTYPNIGPRESYLMHHEELESLVKNYPTIKEARFWMTFGQQYLTYLDCIQNLGMSRIDEIEYEAPLADGSGKTAKVKIVPLQFLKAVLPNPQDLGENYDGETSIGCRIRGKKDGKERTYYVYNNCKHQEAYNETGMQGVSYTTGVPAMIGAMMFLKGIWKKPGVWNVEEFDPDPFMEQLNKQGLPWHEVFDGDLEID, encoded by the coding sequence ATGAGTAGAGTACTTATGATAGGCGCAGGTGGCGTGGCTACCGTGGCTGCCTTCAAGATCGTCCAGAACCAGGACGTTTTCACCGAGTTTATGATTGCTAGCCGTCGCAAGGCAAAATGCGATAAACTGGTTAAGGATATCCATGCCAAGGGCTACAAGATGGATATTCAGACAGCTGAGGTGGATGCCGACGACGTTGAGCAGTTGAAGGCTCTCTTCAATAGCTACAAGCCTGAGCTTGTCATCAACCTCGCTTTGCCTTACCAGGATCTCACTATCATGGATGCCTGTCTGGCTTGCGGTTGCAACTACATGGATACCGCTAACTATGAGCCTAAGGACGAGGCTCACTTCGAGTACTCTTGGCAGTGGGCTTACAAGGATAAGTTCGAGCAGGCAGGTCTGTGCGCTATCCTCGGCTGCGGCTTCGACCCAGGTGTATCTGGCATCTTCACCGCTTATGCAGCCAAGCATCACTTCGATGAGATTGAGGTGCTCGACATCGTGGATTGCAACGCCGGTAACCATCACAAGGCTTTCGCAACCAACTTCAACCCAGAAATCAATATCCGCGAAATTACCCAGAAGGGACTCTGGTATAAGGATGGCGAATGGATTGAAACCGACCCTCTCTCTATCCACAAGCCACTCACCTACCCTAACATCGGCCCTCGCGAGAGCTATCTGATGCACCACGAGGAGTTGGAGAGCCTGGTGAAGAACTACCCTACCATCAAGGAGGCACGCTTCTGGATGACCTTCGGTCAGCAGTATCTCACCTACCTCGACTGCATCCAGAACCTCGGCATGAGCCGCATCGACGAAATCGAGTACGAGGCTCCATTGGCAGATGGTTCCGGCAAGACTGCCAAGGTGAAGATTGTTCCATTGCAGTTCCTCAAGGCCGTATTGCCTAACCCACAGGATCTCGGCGAGAACTATGATGGCGAAACATCCATCGGTTGCCGCATCCGTGGTAAGAAGGATGGCAAGGAGCGCACCTATTACGTTTATAACAACTGCAAGCACCAGGAGGCTTACAACGAAACCGGTATGCAGGGCGTAAGCTACACCACCGGTGTACCAGCCATGATTGGTGCCATGATGTTCCTCAAGGGCATCTGGAAGAAACCAGGCGTATGGAACGTAGAGGAGTTCGACCCAGATCCATTCATGGAGCAGTTGAACAAGCAGGGATTGCCATGGCACGAGGTGTTTGATGGCGATTTGGAAATCGACTAA
- a CDS encoding vWA domain-containing protein produces MKRVFNLLVVDESGSMSIIEHQALVGINETLTTIQKMQKAHKDMEQRVTLITFDSTHKNLFYDNVSARHAKPLKSRDYNPCGGTPLYDAIGMGIAKINALTTEYDSVLVTIITDGEENCSEEYDLKMIKNLIEKLKKQNWTFTFIGTDDLDVENIAHGMGIDNHLQFSEDEAGTKAMFARENRARERYNKCRAMDCKMEAGSYFEEK; encoded by the coding sequence ATGAAACGAGTATTCAATCTTTTGGTAGTAGATGAGAGTGGCAGCATGAGTATTATCGAGCACCAGGCACTGGTGGGCATCAACGAGACCCTGACCACGATTCAGAAAATGCAGAAGGCGCATAAGGACATGGAGCAGCGTGTAACGCTCATCACCTTCGACAGCACCCACAAGAATCTGTTTTATGATAATGTGTCTGCCCGCCATGCTAAGCCTTTGAAATCCAGGGATTACAACCCATGTGGCGGCACCCCTCTTTATGATGCCATCGGTATGGGTATCGCCAAGATCAACGCCCTGACCACCGAGTATGACAGCGTGTTGGTGACTATCATTACGGATGGTGAGGAGAATTGCAGCGAGGAGTATGATCTGAAGATGATCAAGAACCTCATAGAGAAGCTGAAGAAACAGAACTGGACCTTTACCTTTATCGGCACCGATGATCTTGATGTGGAGAACATTGCTCATGGTATGGGCATCGACAATCATCTGCAGTTCTCGGAAGATGAGGCTGGCACCAAGGCGATGTTTGCCAGAGAAAACAGAGCCCGAGAGCGCTACAACAAGTGCCGTGCGATGGATTGCAAGATGGAAGCAGGTAGTTATTTTGAGGAGAAATAA
- the crcB gene encoding fluoride efflux transporter CrcB, which translates to MKEVLIVSIGSFFGGGMRYWISKMVQSCTVIAFPFGTMAVNVAGCLIIGFLSGLNWREGGWMSPSAKLLLTTGFCGGFTTFSTFMSEGEGLMKEENYVYMMLYLFGSLALGLIAVLAGHYLAKIIA; encoded by the coding sequence ATGAAAGAAGTATTGATAGTAAGCATAGGCAGCTTCTTCGGGGGCGGCATGAGATATTGGATTTCAAAGATGGTGCAATCCTGCACGGTGATTGCCTTTCCTTTCGGAACGATGGCGGTGAATGTGGCGGGATGCCTCATCATCGGGTTCCTCTCGGGATTGAACTGGCGGGAAGGGGGATGGATGTCGCCATCTGCCAAACTGCTGCTCACCACGGGATTCTGCGGAGGATTCACTACCTTCTCTACCTTTATGAGCGAGGGGGAAGGACTGATGAAGGAAGAGAATTATGTCTATATGATGCTCTATCTCTTCGGAAGTCTGGCGCTGGGACTTATCGCCGTTCTCGCCGGACATTATCTGGCGAAAATTATCGCATAA
- a CDS encoding FadR/GntR family transcriptional regulator encodes MKQEINHSPVDRVVDYIKTQIAEKQVNPGDRLPSERKLSELLKVGRPHIRAALQKLETYGVVETRPQSGTIVTEFSKSQIDNLFNETLKVDKYDFYSLVHVRVLLEIDACTLAATNCTSEDIDKVEKALRELEDCQDPKKRIEKDFAFHHAIACSSHNPVLASLLLIITPDIMKFYHKYRFCSVPERQVITEHRDYIAKMKARDTEGMRELVLSHLANQINFAKSQRKD; translated from the coding sequence ATGAAACAAGAAATCAACCATTCACCAGTCGACAGAGTAGTAGACTACATCAAAACTCAGATTGCAGAGAAACAAGTCAACCCTGGCGACCGCTTGCCTTCTGAAAGAAAGCTATCAGAGCTCCTGAAAGTAGGAAGACCGCACATCAGAGCAGCACTACAAAAGCTTGAAACTTATGGTGTTGTAGAAACAAGACCACAGAGCGGAACCATCGTAACCGAATTTTCTAAAAGTCAAATTGACAATCTATTCAACGAAACTCTGAAGGTTGACAAGTACGATTTTTATAGTCTTGTACACGTGCGCGTACTATTAGAAATAGATGCCTGCACCCTTGCAGCCACCAACTGCACAAGCGAAGACATCGACAAAGTGGAAAAGGCACTCAGAGAGTTGGAGGACTGCCAAGATCCTAAGAAAAGGATCGAGAAGGATTTTGCATTCCATCACGCCATAGCTTGCAGTAGCCATAACCCCGTATTGGCTTCTCTACTGCTTATCATCACACCAGACATCATGAAGTTCTATCATAAATATAGATTCTGCTCCGTGCCTGAGCGACAGGTAATCACAGAACACAGAGACTATATTGCTAAGATGAAAGCACGCGATACAGAAGGCATGAGAGAGTTGGTACTAAGCCACTTAGCTAATCAGATAAACTTTGCTAAGTCACAAAGAAAAGACTGA
- a CDS encoding tyrosine-type recombinase/integrase: MAEQFKYSSVLASYMNHLLDIKISAGISALRTRWILKEIDDFANAECLKDPHIKEVFFKKWRATRVADCDRTLYSKCSVWCQLTRLMCRCGCVCFIPRMPKQPKSDFTPYIFTKEQIGAIFSAADEYRLYDIRMGTALIAMPALLRLLYSTGMRISEALSIRNKHVHLDEGYIRLDKTKNGSERIVPLCESMKTVLTSYMEYRNNMPIKDIAAGNGFLFVKSDGTSIKANSVYQHLRKLLDTCGIPHKGNHHGPRVHDLRHTNAVHALVQMGHKGMDLYASLPILSTCLGHHSLKATEQYVRLTCNMYPELEEQCSEINAFVYPKICKAYDYDD, encoded by the coding sequence ATGGCTGAGCAATTTAAATATTCCAGCGTGTTAGCCTCATATATGAATCATCTTCTTGACATTAAAATATCTGCAGGAATCAGTGCGTTGCGTACCAGATGGATATTGAAAGAGATTGACGACTTTGCCAATGCAGAGTGCCTAAAGGATCCTCATATCAAAGAGGTGTTCTTCAAAAAGTGGAGAGCTACACGTGTGGCGGACTGTGACAGAACTTTATATTCCAAATGTTCCGTATGGTGTCAATTGACAAGACTGATGTGCAGGTGTGGCTGTGTATGCTTCATTCCACGAATGCCCAAGCAACCGAAGTCTGATTTTACTCCGTATATATTCACAAAGGAGCAGATTGGCGCAATCTTTTCTGCAGCGGACGAATATAGACTATATGACATACGCATGGGTACAGCTCTCATAGCCATGCCAGCTCTTCTTCGTTTACTATATAGTACAGGAATGCGTATATCTGAGGCTCTTTCCATCCGCAACAAACATGTTCATCTGGATGAAGGTTACATTCGCTTAGATAAAACCAAGAACGGAAGTGAAAGGATCGTACCTTTATGTGAGTCGATGAAGACGGTACTTACATCTTATATGGAGTATAGAAACAATATGCCCATCAAAGACATAGCTGCAGGAAATGGTTTTTTGTTTGTAAAATCGGACGGGACTAGCATCAAGGCTAATAGTGTATATCAGCATCTGCGCAAATTGCTGGACACATGCGGAATTCCCCATAAGGGGAATCATCATGGACCACGCGTTCACGACCTGCGACATACGAATGCAGTACATGCTCTTGTACAGATGGGGCACAAAGGAATGGACTTGTATGCCAGTTTGCCAATTCTCTCAACATGCCTGGGACATCACTCGCTGAAAGCGACAGAGCAGTATGTTCGCCTCACATGCAACATGTATCCAGAATTGGAAGAGCAATGTTCTGAAATCAACGCTTTTGTCTATCCAAAGATATGTAAAGCCTATGACTACGACGACTGA
- a CDS encoding site-specific integrase — protein MTTTTDFAKHLSRFLVEYLPHERNVSPNTISSYRDAFVQFIDFMKDIKGITVEKLQLKHLTRVSVTEYLEWLLNKRKCSAATRNYRLAAIHSFCHYLQYSVIEMIEEWQKILTIKAIKTSGTTLNYLTIEGIKLLLAQPDTSTWRGRRNLALLSLMYDTGARVSEIADLTVDSVRITHEPYTIRLFGKGRKARIVPLVKEQVSILCEYMEENHLNDCNKAASPLFYNGRNEKLTREGITYILCTYANMARKVSPELIPQRISCHSIRHSRAMHLLQAGVNLIYIRDLLGHVSIQTTDIYARADSKAKREAFEKAYTDLTPNREADKSWENNKNLRDWLRGLKK, from the coding sequence ATGACTACGACGACTGACTTTGCCAAACATTTAAGCCGCTTTCTGGTAGAATACCTGCCTCATGAGCGTAATGTAAGCCCTAACACCATATCCTCCTATAGAGATGCATTTGTACAATTTATTGACTTCATGAAAGATATTAAAGGAATCACAGTTGAAAAATTGCAATTGAAACATCTCACGAGAGTAAGTGTAACCGAGTATCTCGAATGGCTACTTAACAAGCGAAAATGCTCTGCAGCGACACGTAACTATCGGCTTGCTGCCATTCATTCTTTTTGTCATTACTTGCAATATAGCGTCATAGAAATGATAGAAGAATGGCAAAAGATCCTAACTATTAAAGCCATAAAAACATCAGGGACAACACTTAACTACCTGACAATAGAAGGTATCAAGTTGTTGCTGGCTCAGCCTGATACATCAACTTGGAGAGGCCGAAGAAATCTCGCTTTACTCTCACTAATGTATGATACGGGAGCAAGAGTCTCTGAAATAGCAGATCTTACTGTGGATAGTGTGCGCATAACCCATGAGCCATATACCATACGTCTGTTCGGAAAAGGACGCAAAGCACGAATAGTACCGCTTGTAAAGGAACAGGTGTCAATTCTATGTGAATATATGGAAGAGAATCATCTTAACGATTGCAACAAAGCTGCGTCTCCACTTTTCTATAATGGCAGAAATGAAAAGCTAACGCGTGAGGGTATCACATACATTCTTTGTACTTATGCAAACATGGCAAGGAAGGTGTCTCCAGAACTTATTCCGCAAAGGATTAGTTGTCACTCTATACGTCATAGTCGAGCTATGCATCTTCTACAGGCTGGAGTCAACCTTATTTATATTAGAGATTTGCTAGGACATGTCTCTATTCAAACAACGGACATTTATGCTCGTGCAGACTCTAAAGCAAAACGTGAGGCGTTCGAAAAGGCGTATACAGATCTCACACCTAACCGAGAGGCTGATAAATCTTGGGAAAACAATAAAAATCTCAGAGATTGGCTCAGAGGTCTGAAGAAATAG